The following are from one region of the Salicibibacter kimchii genome:
- a CDS encoding tetratricopeptide repeat protein codes for MWKACERMGQLIPFLQNPEYFFDRGITFYKNKDWNRSIRYLKRAIELRPLEGVFHCQLAAVLSDMGEHERSNETLLHVLDHIDGNIYDCYYFLANNYAFLGLFDKSKEAALQYLSFSPEGEFADDTEELLELVTLDGDEDFFEDEYKEKLPFPDDFILQYERAGRMINDGNYEKAEHLLEELMMDYPAHYASYNQYARTLHLQGRSDDAMHCLRTLLTEVMYVPALCQLTLLLEDQHKEREAEHWKKKLRQLAPLNKGHMHKLAATLCRLGEYEQALVSFHFLQKNSLPEATGAFPGTFFYRYGVAAFHCGHKGKSKKAWKRARDHGHNKAATLLQTWQTRALKREEVQCEHLHDLSFGLD; via the coding sequence ATGTGGAAGGCGTGTGAACGCATGGGGCAGTTGATCCCTTTTCTTCAAAACCCCGAGTATTTTTTTGACCGGGGAATCACGTTTTATAAAAATAAAGATTGGAATCGCTCGATCCGTTATTTAAAACGAGCGATTGAACTAAGGCCCCTGGAAGGGGTTTTTCATTGTCAACTTGCAGCCGTATTATCCGATATGGGCGAGCATGAACGTTCCAATGAGACCCTTTTGCACGTCTTGGACCATATTGATGGCAACATATATGATTGTTACTATTTCCTCGCCAACAATTATGCTTTTCTCGGACTTTTTGATAAATCAAAGGAAGCGGCGCTTCAATATTTATCCTTCTCGCCTGAGGGGGAGTTTGCGGATGATACGGAAGAATTGCTTGAGTTGGTAACACTTGACGGGGATGAAGACTTTTTTGAGGACGAGTATAAAGAAAAGTTGCCCTTTCCCGATGATTTTATTTTACAGTATGAACGCGCCGGACGCATGATCAACGATGGAAATTATGAAAAAGCAGAGCATTTGCTTGAAGAATTAATGATGGATTACCCTGCTCATTATGCTTCATACAATCAATATGCGCGAACGCTTCATCTACAAGGGCGCAGTGACGACGCGATGCATTGCCTGCGCACCTTGTTAACAGAGGTGATGTATGTCCCTGCCCTCTGCCAATTAACGTTATTGCTCGAAGATCAGCATAAGGAACGGGAAGCGGAACATTGGAAAAAGAAGCTTAGGCAATTGGCGCCATTGAATAAAGGGCATATGCATAAATTAGCAGCAACGCTTTGTCGGTTGGGCGAATACGAGCAGGCACTTGTATCATTCCATTTTTTACAAAAAAACAGCCTGCCCGAAGCAACCGGTGCATTTCCTGGTACATTTTTTTATCGCTACGGCGTAGCTGCTTTTCATTGCGGCCACAAAGGGAAAAGCAAAAAAGCATGGAAGCGCGCGCGTGATCATGGCCATAATAAAGCGGCAACGCTTTTGCAAACATGGCAAACACGTGCGCTTAAACGTGAGGAAGTGCAGTGTGAGCATCTGCACGATTTATCTTTCGGATTGGATTGA
- the hisIE gene encoding bifunctional phosphoribosyl-AMP cyclohydrolase/phosphoribosyl-ATP diphosphatase HisIE, which produces MNVDDIVFDADGLIPAVVQDVNSKEVLTVAYMNRESLQKTIDTKETWFYSRSRQTLWHKGETSGNVQRVSDLRYDCDRDALLVLVHPQGPACHHGTYSCFTESLLSEERTQESNDFTIVRTVAATIAERNHERPEGAYTTYLFEEGVDKILKKIGEEASEIIIAAKNRDGEELAWESADFIYHLLVLLEEQQLSFDDVLDTLRERHGK; this is translated from the coding sequence ATGAATGTGGATGACATCGTTTTTGATGCCGACGGATTGATCCCGGCGGTCGTTCAGGATGTGAACAGCAAGGAAGTGCTGACCGTGGCGTATATGAACCGGGAGTCGTTACAGAAAACGATAGATACGAAGGAAACCTGGTTTTATAGCCGTTCGCGCCAAACCCTCTGGCATAAAGGCGAAACCTCAGGAAATGTTCAGCGAGTGAGCGATCTTCGTTATGATTGCGACCGTGATGCCCTCCTCGTGCTCGTGCACCCGCAAGGTCCAGCGTGTCACCACGGAACATACAGCTGTTTTACAGAGAGCCTTCTCTCCGAAGAACGGACGCAAGAATCAAATGATTTTACGATTGTGCGAACCGTAGCCGCAACGATTGCAGAAAGAAATCACGAGCGCCCCGAGGGCGCTTACACCACGTATTTATTTGAAGAAGGCGTGGATAAAATCTTAAAAAAAATCGGCGAAGAAGCTTCCGAAATCATTATAGCGGCAAAAAACCGGGACGGAGAAGAACTGGCTTGGGAGAGCGCCGATTTCATTTATCATCTTCTCGTGTTGCTTGAAGAGCAGCAATTGTCCTTTGACGATGTGTTGGATACGTTAAGGGAGCGGCATGGGAAGTAA
- the clpP gene encoding ATP-dependent Clp endopeptidase proteolytic subunit ClpP, which yields MHLIPTVIEQTNRGERAYDIYSRLLKDRIVMLGSGIDDNVANTIVAQLLFLQAEDPDKDISLYINSPGGSISSGMAIYDTMQYITPKVSTICIGMAASMGAFLLNAGEPGQRFALPNSEIMIHQPLGGTQGQASDIEIHTRRILEMREKLNNIFAERTGQPIEVIQRDTDRDNFMTAPEAKEYGLIDRIFDKNEAQEK from the coding sequence ATGCATCTAATACCAACAGTTATTGAACAAACAAACCGTGGAGAGCGGGCTTATGACATTTACTCGCGTCTGTTAAAAGATCGTATCGTCATGCTCGGATCAGGCATCGATGACAATGTAGCCAATACAATCGTCGCGCAGTTGCTTTTCCTCCAAGCGGAAGATCCAGACAAGGACATCTCCCTTTACATTAACAGCCCGGGGGGGTCCATTTCCTCTGGCATGGCCATTTATGATACGATGCAATATATTACGCCGAAGGTCTCGACCATTTGCATCGGCATGGCTGCTTCCATGGGTGCTTTTCTACTCAATGCAGGAGAGCCGGGCCAACGTTTCGCCCTCCCGAACAGTGAAATTATGATTCATCAACCGCTCGGCGGTACACAAGGGCAGGCTTCCGATATTGAAATTCATACCCGCCGTATTCTGGAAATGCGGGAAAAATTGAACAATATCTTTGCCGAGCGAACCGGCCAGCCTATCGAGGTCATCCAACGTGATACGGACCGAGACAACTTCATGACCGCCCCGGAAGCAAAAGAATACGGGCTCATTGATCGAATCTTCGATAAGAATGAAGCTCAAGAAAAATAA
- the hisF gene encoding imidazole glycerol phosphate synthase subunit HisF, with product MLTKRLVPCLDVKEGRVVKGVQFVELKDAGDPVELAAYYDREGADELVFLDISASHEGRKTMVDVVREVAGKLAIPFTVGGGINSVDDMRQILRAGADKVSLNTAAVKNPDLIAEGADFFGSQCTVVAVDAKWDEGLQSWRVYTHGGRNETNLEVTDWAKEVVRKGAGEILLTSMDQDGAKTGYDLALTRAVNEAVTVPVIASGGAGSLQDFADVFLEAGADAALAASIFHYKETAVSEVKESLKKQGVNVR from the coding sequence ATGTTAACAAAACGACTCGTTCCTTGTTTGGACGTAAAAGAAGGCCGGGTGGTCAAAGGCGTCCAATTTGTGGAACTAAAAGATGCGGGAGATCCGGTTGAGCTCGCGGCCTATTACGACCGGGAAGGGGCGGACGAGCTCGTTTTCCTGGATATATCAGCATCTCATGAAGGACGGAAAACGATGGTAGATGTCGTTCGTGAAGTTGCCGGAAAACTCGCGATTCCGTTTACGGTCGGCGGCGGCATCAACAGCGTTGATGATATGCGGCAAATCCTCCGTGCCGGCGCGGATAAAGTATCACTAAATACAGCGGCTGTGAAAAACCCGGACTTGATTGCGGAAGGCGCGGACTTTTTCGGCTCCCAATGCACCGTCGTCGCCGTTGATGCCAAATGGGACGAGGGGTTGCAATCTTGGCGTGTGTATACGCATGGGGGCCGTAACGAAACGAATCTGGAAGTGACCGACTGGGCAAAAGAAGTCGTGCGCAAAGGCGCAGGCGAAATTTTACTCACGAGCATGGACCAGGATGGCGCAAAAACAGGCTATGATTTGGCGCTCACCCGCGCGGTAAATGAGGCCGTGACCGTTCCGGTTATTGCTTCCGGAGGCGCGGGATCGCTTCAAGATTTTGCTGATGTGTTTTTGGAGGCCGGTGCGGATGCAGCATTGGCGGCTTCCATTTTCCATTACAAGGAAACGGCTGTGTCGGAAGTGAAAGAGTCGCTGAAGAAACAGGGGGTGAACGTGCGATGA
- the rapZ gene encoding RNase adapter RapZ has product MLSSKQCERRDVGVKDDIQIVVITGMSGAGKTVTVQSLEDLGFFCIDNLPPALMPKLLDLVEGGSMNRVALVMDLRGREFFEQVFSAVSILGDKPNLHMHILFLDAEDSKLVQRFKETRRSHPLAPAGPLLDGIKEERKILDEIKGRARYHIDTTTLTPRELRAEINKMFTAPEELTYSVHFMSFGFKRGVPIDADLVFDVRFLPNPHYIERMRPLTGMNSDVAEYVMKWTDTKEFLAKLEDMLTFLFPLYKQEGKSQVIIAIGCTGGNHRSVALVEHLADVYSGDYQVYKSHREHKDRGETSE; this is encoded by the coding sequence ATGCTAAGCTCGAAACAGTGTGAACGGAGAGATGTTGGTGTGAAAGATGATATCCAAATCGTTGTGATTACCGGAATGTCGGGAGCGGGAAAAACGGTTACTGTGCAAAGCCTTGAAGATCTCGGTTTTTTTTGCATCGATAATTTGCCACCGGCATTGATGCCGAAATTATTGGATCTCGTCGAAGGCGGTTCGATGAACCGTGTGGCCCTCGTCATGGATTTACGAGGTAGGGAGTTTTTTGAACAAGTGTTTTCGGCGGTGAGCATTCTCGGGGATAAGCCGAATTTGCACATGCACATTTTATTTCTCGATGCAGAAGACAGCAAGCTTGTGCAACGATTTAAGGAAACAAGACGGTCGCATCCCCTTGCTCCTGCCGGCCCACTGTTGGATGGCATTAAAGAAGAACGGAAAATACTGGATGAGATCAAGGGGCGAGCACGTTATCATATTGATACAACCACGCTTACCCCTCGGGAATTACGGGCGGAAATTAATAAAATGTTTACCGCTCCCGAGGAGTTGACCTATAGCGTTCATTTTATGTCCTTTGGGTTTAAACGCGGGGTTCCGATTGATGCCGATCTTGTTTTTGATGTCCGTTTTTTGCCGAATCCCCATTATATTGAACGTATGCGCCCGTTAACCGGCATGAATTCGGACGTTGCCGAATATGTGATGAAGTGGACGGACACAAAGGAATTTCTGGCAAAGCTTGAAGACATGCTTACTTTTCTGTTTCCGCTGTATAAGCAAGAGGGAAAGAGCCAGGTGATCATCGCGATTGGCTGCACGGGGGGAAATCATCGTTCCGTTGCACTTGTGGAGCATCTTGCCGACGTTTATTCCGGGGATTACCAAGTATATAAAAGCCATCGTGAACATAAGGACAGGGGAGAAACAAGCGAGTGA
- a CDS encoding gluconeogenesis factor YvcK family protein yields the protein MTNANKVVVIGGGTGLSVLLRGLKTYPLDLSAIVTVADDGGSSGRLREELNVPPPGDVRNVLVALAEVEPLIERLFQHRFENGEGLSGHSLGNLLLAGMTSITGDFARGISELSAVLNVRGTVLPASNDSIELVAKMTDGSVVRGESNIPKAGKKIDKMFLDPVFPEALPASIQAIRQADKIIMGPGSLYTSVLPNLLVPGIAKEISRSSADKIYICNVMTQSGETDGFTASDHIKALHAHIGKSMIKQIFVHDANIPSDMIERYAEEGSESVLCDVAPLKALGLNVIQDDFIHTEGPVLRHNAEKIARMLLER from the coding sequence GTGACGAATGCAAACAAAGTGGTTGTCATCGGAGGCGGAACGGGGCTGTCCGTTTTATTGCGGGGGTTGAAAACGTATCCCCTCGATCTATCGGCGATCGTGACCGTGGCTGATGACGGAGGAAGTTCCGGACGGTTGCGCGAGGAGTTAAACGTACCGCCGCCCGGAGATGTTCGGAATGTGTTGGTGGCACTGGCGGAAGTTGAACCATTAATTGAGCGTTTATTTCAACATCGGTTTGAAAATGGAGAAGGGTTAAGCGGGCATTCGCTCGGGAATTTGTTGCTCGCGGGCATGACATCCATCACCGGTGATTTTGCTCGCGGCATCAGCGAGCTCAGTGCTGTGCTCAATGTGCGCGGGACGGTGTTGCCCGCTTCCAATGATAGCATTGAATTAGTGGCAAAAATGACCGATGGCAGTGTTGTTCGAGGGGAGTCCAATATTCCAAAGGCAGGGAAAAAAATCGATAAAATGTTCCTTGACCCAGTATTTCCCGAGGCACTGCCGGCAAGCATTCAGGCGATTCGGCAAGCAGACAAAATCATTATGGGACCGGGGAGCTTATACACCAGTGTATTACCTAATTTACTCGTACCGGGTATTGCTAAAGAGATAAGCCGATCATCAGCGGATAAGATCTATATTTGCAATGTCATGACGCAAAGCGGGGAAACAGATGGGTTTACCGCTTCCGATCACATTAAGGCGCTTCACGCCCATATCGGGAAATCGATGATTAAGCAAATTTTTGTCCATGACGCCAACATCCCGTCGGACATGATTGAAAGATATGCCGAGGAAGGTTCGGAATCCGTGCTTTGTGACGTAGCCCCTTTAAAAGCGCTTGGCTTGAATGTGATCCAAGATGATTTCATTCATACAGAGGGCCCGGTATTGCGCCATAATGCCGAAAAAATTGCCCGGATGCTTCTGGAGCGCTAA
- a CDS encoding sugar-binding transcriptional regulator, translating into MLDLLEWQKKLQPDILENLHRRFDILQFIRVSAPVGRRTIAAALQISERVLRSEVELFKEQNLLRVQSGGMDLTEEGHTLLDELAPSIQNISGRTQLEADLQQLLHIPRVLVTSGDSDGQPWVKKEMSRGCVSEMIQTLSPDDVVAVAGGTTLAALAESVTPHPNLQQVTFVPARGGLGENVDLQANTICAALARSAKAQYRLLHVPDQLSDHAYESLTQEPGIQELLSLIRSPRMVVHSVGDAHTMATRRNAVEEKLDRLKNLNAVAESFGYYFDENGTVVQKENTVGLQLDDLGEGQKVVTIAGGASKAEAIIAYMTYRPSDLLITDEGAAEAIKARL; encoded by the coding sequence ATGTTGGATCTTTTAGAATGGCAAAAAAAACTACAACCGGACATTTTGGAAAATTTACATCGTCGTTTTGATATTTTGCAATTTATTCGTGTGAGTGCCCCGGTTGGCAGACGGACGATTGCGGCAGCGTTGCAAATTTCGGAACGCGTCCTTCGCAGTGAAGTAGAACTTTTTAAAGAGCAAAATCTTTTGCGAGTACAATCCGGAGGAATGGACCTGACAGAGGAAGGGCATACGTTGCTTGACGAACTGGCGCCAAGCATCCAAAACATTTCGGGGCGTACACAACTGGAGGCTGATTTACAGCAGCTTCTTCATATTCCTCGTGTGCTTGTTACGAGCGGTGACAGCGATGGCCAACCTTGGGTGAAAAAAGAAATGAGTCGAGGTTGTGTCAGTGAAATGATTCAAACCCTCTCTCCCGACGATGTCGTTGCTGTTGCAGGGGGGACAACCCTGGCGGCGTTGGCGGAATCGGTAACTCCTCACCCCAATTTGCAACAAGTAACGTTTGTTCCCGCTCGCGGAGGCCTTGGGGAAAATGTGGATTTGCAAGCGAATACGATTTGTGCAGCTTTGGCAAGGAGTGCCAAAGCCCAATATCGTTTATTGCATGTTCCCGATCAGTTAAGTGATCATGCTTATGAATCGTTAACACAAGAACCCGGTATCCAAGAACTTCTAAGCCTGATCCGTTCCCCGCGGATGGTGGTTCATAGTGTAGGCGATGCCCATACAATGGCCACGCGAAGAAACGCGGTTGAAGAAAAATTGGACCGGTTAAAAAATTTGAACGCTGTCGCTGAAAGCTTCGGCTATTATTTTGATGAAAACGGGACCGTCGTTCAGAAGGAAAATACGGTCGGTCTGCAACTTGATGACCTCGGGGAAGGGCAAAAGGTGGTCACCATTGCCGGCGGCGCATCAAAAGCCGAGGCAATTATCGCCTACATGACGTACCGCCCAAGTGATTTGCTGATCACTGACGAAGGAGCGGCAGAGGCCATCAAAGCGCGACTTTAA
- a CDS encoding type II toxin-antitoxin system RelE/ParE family toxin produces the protein MTKKDNRRFSVHYTEEFSRCLDQIQAFFAEQGEEVIEWWLSKEDDMIDEIDRLLSSFPYAGEKVEQGNFKSLRCLTYGKSRHRMLNYLIFYAIYENDGAIDVINILPACSKRKRI, from the coding sequence ATGACCAAAAAAGATAACCGGAGATTTTCGGTTCATTATACAGAGGAATTTAGTAGGTGTTTGGATCAAATCCAAGCATTCTTTGCGGAGCAAGGAGAAGAAGTGATTGAATGGTGGTTATCTAAAGAAGATGACATGATTGATGAGATTGATCGTCTGTTATCTTCTTTTCCGTATGCAGGAGAGAAGGTTGAGCAGGGGAATTTTAAAAGTTTACGTTGTCTTACATACGGAAAAAGTCGACATCGGATGTTAAATTATTTGATTTTTTATGCAATTTATGAAAATGATGGAGCTATTGATGTGATTAACATTCTGCCCGCATGTTCAAAACGAAAGCGGATTTAA
- the rpoN gene encoding RNA polymerase factor sigma-54 — MNLEMGLIQQQTMKLVMTQQLRQAISLLQYSTLELSDYIEEQALENPLLEVSDSNRDEEIRDSPVLWQDREESSGEQGKEPFIDRLENGRQGLTVYLIDQLRMLHCGEDTQEHLKYFIHNLDENGYLLVSEKEAALELGITSDRFHELCALLQQFDPIGVGARSLSECLLLQLQALPEEHPLAETIVCHYLQAFAQKKWKWLAEEMQITLEEIQDAHDFIQTLNPRPAQGFSESELEYIMPDVYIEKQNGDWTVVLNDESLPKIRLNRQYRNLLHQKSDKETFEYAHSKYKQLVWLLKSIDQRQQTIRAVTEAIVEYQKSFLENGELRPMTLKHIAERADVHESTVSRTTNRKYVQTPRGCYELKAFFSKGVSGYAGKDVSATIIKQSIRNWIEQEDKQKPISDQKIADRFKQEEGIKISRRAIAKYRDELNIPASSKRKRFA, encoded by the coding sequence ATGAATCTTGAAATGGGACTTATCCAACAACAAACGATGAAACTCGTGATGACCCAGCAGTTGCGACAGGCCATATCGTTGTTACAATACTCCACACTGGAATTATCTGATTATATAGAAGAACAAGCATTAGAAAATCCATTGCTGGAAGTAAGCGATTCCAATAGGGATGAGGAAATCCGGGATAGCCCGGTGTTATGGCAGGATCGTGAAGAGAGCAGTGGTGAGCAGGGTAAAGAACCTTTCATTGATCGTTTGGAGAATGGCCGGCAAGGGTTAACGGTTTATCTCATTGATCAACTTCGAATGCTGCATTGTGGGGAAGACACACAGGAACATCTAAAATACTTTATCCATAATTTAGATGAAAACGGTTATTTACTTGTGAGTGAAAAAGAAGCGGCTCTTGAACTCGGCATCACCTCCGACCGTTTCCATGAATTATGCGCCCTTTTGCAACAGTTTGATCCCATTGGCGTGGGGGCGCGCTCGTTGTCGGAATGTTTGCTATTGCAATTGCAAGCATTGCCCGAGGAGCACCCCCTGGCGGAAACAATTGTCTGCCATTATTTGCAAGCGTTTGCACAGAAAAAATGGAAATGGCTAGCGGAAGAAATGCAGATCACCCTTGAAGAAATACAGGATGCCCATGATTTCATCCAAACGCTCAACCCTCGTCCTGCCCAAGGGTTCAGTGAAAGCGAATTGGAATATATCATGCCGGATGTCTATATAGAAAAACAAAATGGCGATTGGACCGTCGTTTTGAATGATGAATCTTTGCCGAAGATTCGTTTGAATAGACAATACCGAAATCTTCTTCATCAAAAAAGTGATAAAGAGACATTTGAATATGCCCATTCCAAATACAAACAACTTGTTTGGCTGTTGAAGAGCATCGACCAACGGCAACAAACCATTCGTGCCGTAACAGAAGCGATCGTTGAATATCAGAAAAGTTTTTTGGAAAACGGTGAGCTGCGCCCGATGACGCTCAAACATATTGCTGAGAGGGCAGACGTTCACGAATCAACGGTTTCACGAACGACAAACCGGAAGTATGTACAGACGCCTCGCGGGTGTTATGAATTAAAAGCGTTCTTCAGTAAAGGGGTTTCCGGGTATGCCGGTAAAGACGTTTCAGCAACGATCATTAAACAGTCCATCCGTAATTGGATTGAGCAAGAGGATAAGCAAAAACCCATCTCTGACCAGAAAATCGCTGATCGTTTTAAACAGGAAGAAGGAATTAAAATCTCTCGGCGTGCGATCGCCAAATACCGTGATGAACTTAACATCCCGGCCTCATCCAAACGGAAACGTTTTGCATAA
- the whiA gene encoding DNA-binding protein WhiA: MTKKELTQIHGDDCCVKAELSALIQMVGALHVSESHATLDITTENAAIARRFYTLLKQRYENMKAELVVRKKMRLRKNNIYIVRVYRLVEEILADTNLTVNEHTFSQSISEHIFRDNCCKRAYLRGAFLAGGSINHPETSSYHLELFSYHKEHNQSLLELMSAFDLDARVLDRKKGYIVYLKESEKITEFLNIIGAHQALLYFEDVRIVKDMRNSVNRLVNCETANLNKTVGAALRQVENIELVAREIGLESLPPKVREMAELRVRHQDVTLKELGEMVENGKVSKSGVNHRLRKIDELAERIRDRESLPQG, from the coding sequence ATGACGAAAAAAGAGCTCACGCAAATCCATGGAGATGATTGCTGTGTAAAAGCGGAACTTTCCGCACTTATTCAGATGGTCGGTGCGCTTCATGTGTCGGAATCGCACGCGACTTTGGACATAACAACCGAGAACGCGGCGATTGCACGGAGATTTTATACGCTTCTAAAGCAGCGTTATGAAAACATGAAGGCCGAACTCGTCGTTCGTAAAAAAATGCGATTAAGGAAAAACAATATTTATATCGTTCGCGTGTACCGCCTTGTGGAAGAAATTTTGGCGGATACAAACTTGACGGTCAACGAGCATACTTTTTCACAGTCGATTTCGGAACATATATTTCGGGATAATTGTTGCAAAAGAGCGTACTTGCGGGGGGCTTTTCTCGCGGGCGGCTCCATTAATCATCCAGAGACGTCTTCCTATCATTTGGAGTTATTTTCCTATCATAAAGAACACAATCAATCGTTGCTGGAATTAATGTCGGCATTTGACCTAGATGCCCGAGTACTGGATAGGAAAAAAGGGTACATTGTTTACCTTAAGGAAAGCGAAAAGATCACCGAATTTCTCAACATTATCGGTGCCCATCAAGCATTGCTATATTTTGAAGATGTTCGGATTGTGAAAGATATGCGTAACTCCGTCAATCGACTCGTCAACTGTGAAACAGCTAATTTAAATAAGACGGTAGGGGCTGCCTTGCGGCAAGTGGAAAATATAGAACTTGTCGCTCGAGAAATTGGTTTGGAAAGCTTGCCTCCTAAGGTTCGTGAAATGGCGGAACTTCGTGTGAGACACCAGGATGTTACCTTAAAAGAACTAGGCGAGATGGTAGAAAATGGGAAAGTGAGCAAATCCGGGGTTAATCATCGGTTGCGAAAAATCGACGAATTGGCGGAACGAATTCGCGATCGCGAATCGTTGCCACAAGGATAA
- a CDS encoding NUDIX domain-containing protein, whose amino-acid sequence MRRVANCVLTHKDRVLLLQKPRRNWVVAPGGKMEGGETPLATVRREFMEETGLQLLNPQLRAVSTIVIQERYAKVSEWMMFSFFANNHHGEMLERSPEGKLFWEKKADVFSLPMALGDQDLFKHLLGKEGMLFSTFYYTPDYELLDAKLETV is encoded by the coding sequence ATGCGGCGTGTGGCAAACTGTGTGTTAACACATAAGGACCGGGTTTTGTTATTGCAGAAGCCCAGAAGAAACTGGGTTGTCGCCCCGGGCGGGAAAATGGAGGGCGGAGAAACCCCACTTGCCACCGTGCGCAGGGAGTTCATGGAAGAGACCGGATTACAATTGCTGAACCCACAGTTACGGGCAGTTTCTACGATTGTCATTCAGGAAAGGTACGCGAAAGTTTCCGAGTGGATGATGTTTTCTTTTTTTGCGAATAACCATCATGGGGAAATGTTGGAACGTTCACCTGAAGGCAAATTGTTTTGGGAAAAGAAAGCGGACGTCTTTTCTTTACCGATGGCCTTGGGCGATCAAGATTTATTCAAACATCTTTTGGGAAAAGAAGGAATGTTGTTCAGCACATTTTATTACACACCTGATTACGAGTTGCTTGATGCTAAGCTCGAAACAGTGTGA
- the trxB gene encoding thioredoxin-disulfide reductase has protein sequence MSGETETIYDVIIAGAGPAGMTAAVYTSRAEMKTLMLERGMPGGQVANTEDVENYPGYSHILGPDLSNKMFEHARKFGAEYAYGDIKKIEDGSAYKTIHAGNKTYKARAVIVGTGAEYKQLGIPGEKELGGRGVSYCAVCDGAFFRDREIIVVGGGDSAVEEAVYLTRFAKKVTIVHRRDELRAQKILQQRAFTNEQIDFKWDHVVKEINGTDGKVSSVTLMNVKSGEEYDFPTDGVFVYIGLLPLNNAVNDLGITNEEGYIVTNEEMETDRAGIFAAGDIREKTLRQIVTATGDGSLAAQNAQSYVEELEKTVEA, from the coding sequence ATGTCAGGAGAAACAGAGACCATTTATGATGTCATTATTGCCGGTGCAGGCCCTGCGGGCATGACTGCCGCCGTGTATACGTCGCGTGCAGAAATGAAAACATTAATGCTCGAACGGGGGATGCCGGGCGGACAGGTGGCGAACACGGAAGATGTGGAAAACTACCCCGGTTATTCTCATATTCTTGGCCCGGATTTATCGAACAAAATGTTTGAACATGCGCGTAAGTTTGGTGCTGAGTATGCCTACGGGGATATTAAAAAGATTGAAGATGGCAGTGCATATAAAACGATTCACGCAGGGAATAAAACCTACAAAGCACGCGCCGTGATCGTTGGCACTGGCGCAGAATATAAACAATTGGGCATCCCCGGGGAAAAAGAACTAGGTGGGCGCGGCGTTTCCTATTGCGCTGTTTGCGACGGCGCGTTTTTCCGGGACAGAGAGATTATCGTCGTTGGGGGCGGTGACTCTGCTGTTGAGGAAGCGGTATATCTCACCCGCTTTGCGAAAAAGGTGACGATCGTTCACCGCCGTGATGAATTGCGAGCCCAAAAAATCCTTCAACAACGGGCGTTTACCAATGAACAAATTGATTTCAAATGGGATCATGTCGTAAAAGAAATCAATGGCACGGATGGAAAAGTAAGTAGTGTTACCCTGATGAATGTGAAAAGCGGCGAAGAGTATGATTTTCCCACGGATGGTGTGTTTGTCTATATCGGTTTACTGCCGCTTAACAATGCCGTGAATGATTTAGGGATTACAAACGAAGAAGGGTATATCGTTACGAACGAAGAAATGGAAACCGATCGTGCCGGGATCTTCGCGGCCGGTGACATTCGCGAGAAAACGTTGCGGCAAATTGTGACAGCAACCGGCGATGGCAGTTTGGCGGCGCAAAACGCCCAGTCCTATGTCGAAGAATTGGAAAAGACGGTAGAGGCATAA
- a CDS encoding HPr family phosphocarrier protein, which yields MVDRDVEVKVKMGLQARPAALFVQEANRFHADINVIKGTYEANAKSIMGVMSLAVPNGATIRITADGGDEEEAVKALAQFVSEE from the coding sequence ATGGTCGATCGTGACGTGGAAGTGAAAGTAAAAATGGGCTTACAGGCGCGGCCGGCTGCTTTATTCGTGCAGGAAGCCAATCGCTTCCATGCGGATATAAATGTTATAAAAGGGACGTATGAGGCGAATGCCAAAAGTATTATGGGAGTGATGAGTCTTGCCGTTCCCAATGGAGCAACCATTCGCATAACGGCAGATGGCGGTGATGAAGAAGAAGCGGTAAAAGCGCTCGCGCAATTTGTAAGTGAGGAATAA